The following proteins are encoded in a genomic region of bacterium:
- a CDS encoding Hpt domain-containing protein, with translation MALPEIPPVLQKAFMLFCDEFAQHEKIFTAALNAPEQMTALLEQVRQRLHTIRGGAGFFQLNEIVDSSKAGELLIKSLGGAAPSPEQLQEISGHVQKVLALGRALVAEVKGGAK, from the coding sequence GTGGCGCTTCCTGAAATCCCACCCGTACTGCAAAAGGCATTTATGCTTTTTTGCGATGAATTTGCCCAGCATGAGAAAATTTTTACAGCGGCGTTGAATGCCCCTGAGCAAATGACAGCTTTACTGGAGCAAGTGCGCCAGCGCCTACATACTATCCGTGGCGGCGCGGGCTTTTTTCAGCTCAATGAAATCGTCGACTCGAGTAAGGCCGGAGAGCTCTTGATTAAATCCCTTGGCGGCGCTGCTCCAAGTCCTGAGCAGCTGCAAGAAATTTCTGGGCATGTGCAAAAGGTTTTAGCCCTGGGCCGGGCTTTGGTTGCGGAAGTGAAGGGCGGAGCTAAATAA
- a CDS encoding RsmE family RNA methyltransferase, translating into MRKIRFLAEANLREVDLPLVASAACTIRGPEAKHAAQVLRLVSGVCVEIQFPDLQQTWHAQINSLSSSAIELTLLDLVITKDLPIVHLVCGLLRGPKNDYLIEKAVELGVTSISFFKGIRSQGEVSSDSRLPRFNRIAQAALKQSGGSLIPQIAIYDSLAAALKTLHPNSQPRLSLAQRQTLDSSPAEIRLFCSEYSRTMLVGETQRQVTEINRQINRFGSNQYNLEKFSNPADIKSTEIQSTGNDLLQTFIVIGPEGGLTAEEEAQGCEGFGYKQVLLGFKTLRAETAAVVACGTLLQILSEAMLDSNALSKV; encoded by the coding sequence TTGCGTAAGATTCGATTTCTAGCCGAAGCAAATTTACGTGAAGTGGATTTACCGCTTGTTGCCAGTGCTGCATGCACGATCCGCGGCCCCGAAGCAAAGCATGCCGCCCAAGTTCTGCGTTTGGTCAGCGGGGTTTGCGTAGAAATTCAATTCCCAGATTTGCAACAAACCTGGCATGCACAAATTAATTCTCTCTCAAGTTCTGCAATTGAACTGACCTTGTTAGATCTAGTCATCACAAAAGATTTACCCATCGTGCACCTTGTCTGCGGTTTATTGCGCGGTCCCAAGAACGACTATTTGATCGAAAAAGCAGTCGAGCTTGGAGTTACTTCAATTTCGTTTTTTAAAGGAATTCGCTCTCAGGGCGAGGTAAGTTCAGATTCACGCTTGCCGCGCTTTAATCGGATTGCTCAAGCTGCACTCAAGCAATCGGGTGGAAGTTTGATCCCACAGATTGCAATCTATGACTCGCTTGCAGCAGCGCTAAAAACACTACATCCTAACTCTCAGCCGCGCTTGTCGTTAGCACAAAGGCAAACCCTTGATAGCTCACCAGCCGAGATTCGTTTATTCTGTTCGGAATATTCTCGCACGATGCTGGTGGGAGAAACACAGAGGCAAGTCACTGAAATTAATAGACAAATTAATCGTTTTGGATCGAATCAGTACAATCTTGAGAAATTTAGCAATCCTGCCGACATTAAGAGTACGGAAATCCAGAGTACTGGCAATGACTTATTACAAACATTCATTGTCATTGGTCCAGAGGGCGGATTAACTGCTGAAGAGGAAGCTCAGGGTTGTGAGGGATTTGGTTATAAACAAGTTTTATTAGGTTTTAAGACACTTCGCGCAGAGACTGCTGCAGTAGTTGCTTGTGGAACGCTGCTCCAGATTTTAAGCGAGGCCATGTTAGATTCAAATGCGTTGTCCAAAGTGTAG
- a CDS encoding 4Fe-4S dicluster domain-containing protein, which yields MTLLERLYFVEIFKGVLVTSRHLIGNLARYLLSVVGIKTKERPWATIEYPNEHLNYSPRFRGRHRLTLHDNGSVKCTACFLCATACPAKCIYIKAAEHDDPNIEKFPDRYEIDTLLCIYCGYCVDACPVDAIRMDTGIHPEIYPADPRAFIEDKETLMLRSKVLETKGAEALMQEHLQHMQDVEKNPFSSNY from the coding sequence ATGACGCTCCTTGAGCGCCTATATTTCGTAGAGATTTTCAAAGGTGTGCTCGTTACCAGTAGGCACCTGATTGGGAATCTTGCCCGTTATCTCTTGAGTGTAGTCGGTATTAAAACCAAAGAACGTCCTTGGGCAACAATTGAATACCCCAATGAGCATTTGAATTATTCGCCACGCTTCCGTGGCCGCCACCGTTTAACGCTGCATGATAATGGTAGCGTTAAGTGCACTGCTTGCTTTCTTTGCGCCACAGCTTGTCCAGCTAAATGTATTTACATTAAAGCTGCAGAACACGATGACCCCAATATCGAGAAATTTCCTGACCGCTATGAAATCGACACGCTACTTTGTATCTACTGTGGTTATTGCGTTGATGCCTGTCCAGTTGATGCCATCCGCATGGACACTGGAATCCACCCAGAAATTTATCCGGCTGACCCGCGGGCGTTTATTGAAGATAAGGAAACACTAATGCTCAGGTCTAAAGTGCTTGAAACCAAAGGTGCCGAAGCACTAATGCAAGAGCATTTGCAGCACATGCAAGAT
- a CDS encoding polyisoprenoid-binding protein: MKRFKLLSILTIFAGTSALAADNYAIDTAHSQVIFKIKHLGISTVVGRFDTFKGDFMFDTKDITKSAVNAEIDVTSINTNETKRDDHLRGDDFFAATKFPKMTFTSKSVEKVDDKNFKIHGLLKIKDISKPVTLSATFEGAAKDPFYGKEHAAFIASTEINRKDYGLTWNKILETGGVAVGDEVKIEIQVEGTKQS, encoded by the coding sequence ATGAAACGCTTTAAATTACTTTCAATACTAACTATTTTTGCTGGAACCTCGGCTTTAGCCGCCGACAACTATGCAATCGACACTGCGCACTCTCAAGTAATTTTTAAAATCAAGCATTTAGGTATCAGCACCGTGGTCGGGCGCTTTGATACATTTAAAGGCGACTTTATGTTCGACACAAAGGACATTACAAAGTCAGCAGTTAATGCCGAAATCGATGTGACTAGTATTAATACGAATGAAACTAAACGTGATGACCACCTACGTGGCGATGATTTCTTTGCCGCAACGAAATTCCCGAAAATGACTTTCACTAGCAAGTCTGTCGAAAAAGTCGATGACAAGAACTTCAAAATCCATGGGCTTTTAAAAATTAAAGACATTTCAAAGCCCGTCACTTTAAGTGCAACTTTTGAAGGTGCAGCTAAAGACCCCTTCTATGGCAAGGAGCATGCAGCTTTTATCGCAAGCACTGAAATTAACCGCAAAGATTACGGCCTGACTTGGAACAAAATACTTGAAACTGGTGGAGTTGCCGTAGGCGATGAGGTGAAGATTGAGATTCAGGTCGAAGGAACAAAGCAGAGCTAG
- a CDS encoding HIT domain-containing protein — MSARFYTVIGILIGLVLGLGSGVYLFSDTCIRQFVPTEACNKNCWTPAKITGFITSVWAQKLPSGTIPDLVYETDKSIMIKHPFPSAPIHYVIFPKKDIKEVGDFSQDDLTYIEDAYAVMGRYIREEKYHGYKIFTNGPGYQHIGYLHFHLMAR; from the coding sequence ATGAGTGCTAGATTTTACACTGTCATTGGAATTTTAATTGGGCTGGTGCTTGGGCTCGGCTCTGGAGTTTATTTATTCTCTGACACCTGTATCAGGCAGTTTGTGCCGACTGAGGCTTGTAATAAAAATTGCTGGACGCCAGCAAAAATCACTGGGTTTATCACTTCAGTCTGGGCTCAAAAGCTCCCCTCTGGAACAATTCCTGACCTTGTCTATGAAACCGATAAATCGATCATGATCAAGCACCCCTTTCCTTCGGCGCCAATTCACTATGTGATTTTCCCTAAGAAAGACATCAAGGAAGTTGGGGATTTCTCCCAAGACGATTTAACTTATATCGAAGATGCCTACGCCGTAATGGGGCGCTACATTCGCGAGGAAAAATATCATGGCTATAAAATCTTCACCAACGGCCCCGGCTATCAACACATTGGATATTTGCATTTCCATTTGATGGCAAGGTAG
- a CDS encoding DsbA family protein, whose product MTQVVEIFYSFQCPYSYLGIDRLSQLEQKFDVRVLWQPFSAKAAGQAGPSATYSPERANYIREDVVRLAKRMELPLVMRADWPEKEPDPERSTRGAVIAGDMGLSMEYNIKMFDCWWGTGEDPNDQAFLIQLCDELDVDPGEFLAKLSSHDTRERVRGLYKRGRKLMVFDTPMIMIGEERYQGIDRIAMAEERLTEMGLKRSRTV is encoded by the coding sequence ATGACCCAAGTTGTCGAAATTTTCTACTCATTTCAATGTCCTTATTCATATCTAGGGATAGACCGCTTATCTCAACTCGAACAGAAGTTCGATGTCAGGGTTCTTTGGCAGCCGTTTTCAGCTAAAGCTGCAGGACAAGCCGGACCAAGCGCAACCTATTCGCCAGAACGCGCAAACTATATTCGCGAAGATGTAGTGCGTTTAGCTAAGCGTATGGAGTTGCCACTCGTGATGCGCGCTGATTGGCCAGAGAAGGAGCCTGATCCGGAGCGTAGTACGCGTGGCGCTGTGATTGCAGGTGATATGGGCCTTTCCATGGAATACAACATCAAGATGTTTGACTGTTGGTGGGGAACCGGAGAGGATCCAAATGATCAAGCCTTTTTAATTCAATTGTGCGATGAGCTTGATGTTGATCCAGGTGAGTTTCTGGCAAAGCTTTCCAGTCATGATACCCGTGAGCGTGTGCGCGGCCTTTATAAGCGCGGACGTAAGCTGATGGTGTTTGATACACCGATGATTATGATTGGCGAAGAGCGCTATCAAGGCATTGACCGCATTGCGATGGCCGAAGAGCGTTTAACTGAGATGGGATTAAAGCGCTCGCGCACAGTCTAA
- a CDS encoding RDD family protein has translation MRCPKCSSVSSNKKDLCPKCRTDLRALKKKLGIPIHHPKLSYSALRAVELGEESSKSKMKKAEEANQPAVLNQPPQAQQPQKLAPQLVQAKIQQSQAPNPKQAAPQVTEPMQEIQYEEVSEKKSFFTSLLGKFKKTSGSVDDDAEVLDIKALPTEEEELFEIPELLTPGQNSTQPLPQLQQTNVGQIQSKPTQPIASHSQTLPAHPVTQNSSKLDQSTLQASTPSSATADKITPIIAQPSRIPPKPARTNTDELQKLVSQQPSTISLKPTQPVVSSQPGARLSAHPAAAVNTQAVQSDTHKIPPQQQRDQINNELIQTDSPVRHALEGALPSIASLEAVEFNDDLADLEKQLDALLGDEVVDIQAVREEESETSAQGEFCSLEVDFEGDDADEEEQEAAEEQAAVSEKDAAVAKVKNDRLELELRKLETMISRLGGSKDEVKELIEMVAGMYGMTVEEIESRLDQKEVAAEAAAAPAPGVILSAPVEVDLDVVVEEADEDSLENLDQELEAAIAAELKTTSAIDQAINLADGIEASFTNLPAFNPLSSLEATSDVALWARLTQDIQNFYQDEYEIAVHDTIGFTRHNDFDVLFALAEKEIRDPTTISRYMNAVTIADADKALDTVDLMSEFAKYSEQAIKADEDIEEMKKIGRAVFVAEEEESLALIESKPVERLAAFVVDFIASAALGIVLFWWSLVPLAVRQAIIDGDKVYTFEIYLVAPKLLAAIFVSWLVLTTLQLAANGATLGKKLFRLTVVTHHGYMLSFKEALLRTALQSTVFLTLGLTALTILQKKPALYDRLAETAVTKRQTEKK, from the coding sequence ATGCGTTGTCCAAAGTGTAGCTCAGTATCGTCAAACAAAAAGGACTTATGTCCCAAGTGTCGCACTGACTTACGCGCCTTAAAGAAAAAACTCGGAATTCCAATTCATCACCCGAAGTTGTCATATTCGGCACTACGCGCGGTTGAGCTAGGTGAAGAAAGCTCAAAATCGAAAATGAAAAAGGCTGAGGAAGCCAATCAGCCTGCAGTTTTAAACCAGCCACCACAGGCACAGCAACCTCAGAAGCTAGCGCCCCAGCTAGTGCAAGCAAAAATCCAGCAATCTCAAGCGCCAAACCCGAAGCAAGCGGCTCCGCAAGTTACTGAGCCAATGCAGGAAATTCAGTATGAAGAAGTTAGCGAGAAAAAATCCTTTTTCACCTCACTACTCGGCAAATTTAAGAAGACCTCTGGCTCAGTAGATGATGATGCAGAAGTGTTAGACATTAAAGCTCTGCCTACTGAAGAAGAAGAGCTTTTTGAAATTCCAGAATTGCTAACTCCAGGACAAAATTCAACCCAGCCGCTACCTCAGCTTCAGCAGACTAATGTCGGGCAGATACAATCTAAACCCACTCAGCCAATTGCCTCTCATTCGCAAACATTGCCAGCGCATCCAGTAACACAAAATTCTTCGAAGCTTGATCAATCAACACTTCAAGCCTCAACCCCTAGCAGCGCTACCGCAGATAAAATTACACCAATCATTGCCCAGCCTTCTCGCATTCCGCCCAAACCAGCAAGAACAAACACCGACGAATTGCAGAAACTTGTTTCTCAGCAACCGTCGACAATCAGCCTCAAGCCAACACAACCAGTCGTCAGTTCACAGCCTGGTGCGAGACTTTCTGCGCATCCTGCGGCGGCAGTCAATACTCAGGCAGTGCAGTCAGACACGCACAAAATTCCTCCACAACAACAGCGCGATCAAATTAACAACGAATTAATACAAACTGATTCCCCAGTGCGACATGCACTAGAAGGCGCGCTCCCGAGCATCGCTTCGCTTGAAGCCGTCGAGTTTAACGATGACTTGGCAGATTTAGAAAAGCAGCTCGATGCCTTACTCGGAGATGAAGTCGTTGACATTCAAGCTGTACGTGAGGAGGAATCGGAAACCTCAGCGCAAGGCGAATTTTGCTCACTTGAAGTTGATTTTGAAGGCGACGACGCAGACGAAGAAGAGCAAGAAGCGGCTGAAGAGCAAGCTGCAGTTAGTGAAAAAGACGCAGCTGTTGCCAAAGTCAAGAATGACCGATTGGAACTTGAACTTAGAAAGCTTGAGACGATGATTAGTCGGCTTGGTGGGTCTAAAGATGAAGTCAAAGAGCTAATTGAAATGGTTGCCGGCATGTATGGCATGACTGTTGAAGAAATTGAGTCACGCTTAGACCAGAAAGAAGTAGCTGCAGAAGCTGCGGCAGCGCCTGCCCCTGGAGTGATTTTAAGCGCGCCCGTTGAAGTCGATTTAGACGTGGTAGTTGAAGAGGCAGATGAAGATAGCCTTGAAAATCTTGATCAAGAGCTGGAAGCAGCAATCGCTGCGGAACTTAAGACTACTTCCGCAATCGATCAAGCCATTAACCTCGCAGATGGCATTGAGGCTTCATTTACTAACCTTCCTGCCTTTAATCCACTTAGTTCACTTGAAGCAACTTCTGATGTCGCACTTTGGGCGAGATTGACGCAAGATATTCAAAATTTCTACCAAGATGAATATGAAATCGCAGTTCACGATACAATTGGTTTTACGCGTCATAACGACTTTGACGTTCTTTTTGCTCTAGCTGAAAAGGAAATTCGCGACCCAACTACAATTTCTCGCTACATGAACGCCGTAACAATTGCCGATGCCGACAAAGCTCTCGATACAGTTGATTTGATGAGCGAATTTGCGAAATATTCCGAGCAAGCAATCAAGGCTGATGAAGACATTGAGGAAATGAAGAAAATCGGCAGAGCCGTTTTCGTTGCCGAAGAAGAAGAGTCACTGGCTTTGATTGAGTCTAAGCCGGTTGAGCGTTTGGCTGCGTTTGTTGTTGACTTTATCGCTAGTGCAGCGCTGGGTATTGTGCTTTTTTGGTGGTCGCTAGTTCCCCTCGCAGTGCGCCAAGCAATTATCGATGGCGACAAGGTTTACACCTTTGAAATTTACTTAGTAGCACCGAAGCTACTTGCCGCGATTTTTGTGTCCTGGCTTGTCTTAACTACATTGCAACTTGCCGCTAATGGTGCGACCCTAGGTAAAAAACTTTTTCGACTAACTGTCGTTACTCATCACGGCTACATGCTGAGCTTCAAGGAGGCCCTGCTGCGCACAGCACTCCAATCAACTGTTTTCCTCACCCTTGGGCTAACAGCCTTAACAATTCTGCAAAAGAAACCAGCCCTCTACGACCGCCTTGCTGAAACTGCGGTAACTAAACGCCAAACGGAAAAGAAGTAG